The sequence CTCGCGGGCGATCGCCTGCACCGCGTCGACGATCTCGGCGCGCCCGCCGTAGTTGACGCACATGGTCAGGGTGAGCCGGTCGTTGCCCGCGGTCAGCCGCTCTGCCTCCTCCAGCTCGTCGATGACGCTCTTCCACAGCCGCCGGCGCCGTCCGGCCCAGCGCACGCGAACCCCCATCGCGTGCATCTCGTCGCGCCGCCGGCGGATCACGTCGCGGTTGAAGCGCATGAGGAAGCGCACCTCGTCCGGCGAACGGCGCCAGTTCTCGGTCGAGAACGCGTAGGCCGACAGGTAGCCGACGCCGAGCTCGAGGGCACCCTCCACGACGTCGAAGAGCGCCGCCTCGCCCGCCTCGTGGCCGGCGGTCCGCGGCAGGCCGCGCGCCTTCGCCCAGCGGCCGTTGCCGTCCATGACGACGGCGACGTGCCGCGGGACGAGCTCGGCCGCGATCGCGGGCGGCCGGGCGCCCGAGGAGTGCGGGGTCGGGGGTCGGGGCAGGGTCTCCTCCGGGTCGGCTGGTCGGGTGTTCGCTCTGACCCTAGTGAGGCGCTCAGCCGCGTTCGACGAGGCGCAGCGAGCGCAGCCCTCGCTCGAGGTGCCACTGCAGGAACGCTGCCACCAGGCCGCTGCCCTCCCGCCGGTGCCGCCCCTCGCTGGAGTCCGCCGTGGGCCAGTCGCCGGTGAGGAGCGCGCCGAGCAGGCGCAGCGTGTCCGCCGCCGGCGTCGCGGCGCCCGCCGGGCGGCACTGCGCGCAGGTCGCCCCGCCCCCGCCGACGCTGAACCAGCGGTGGGGGCCGTCCGCGCCACAGACCGCGCAGTCGGCGAAGCTCGGCGCCCACCCTGAGAGGGCGAGCGCGCGGAGCAGGAACGCGTCGAGGACCAGACCGGGGTCGTGCTCGCCGGCCGCGAGCGAGCGCAGCCCGCCGACCAGCAACAGGTAGAGCTGGGTCGCGGGGTCTCGCTCCTCGGGCGTGAGACGCTCGGCCGTCTCGAGCATCGCGGTCCCTGCCGTGTACCGGGCGTAGTCCTCGACGATCGGTCGGCCGTACGGGTGCAGCGACTCGACCTGGGTGACGATGTCGAGGCTGCGACCGACGTGGAACTGCACGTCGACGTGGCTGAACGGCTCCAGGCGCGCGCCGAACCGGGACGACGTACGCCGCACGCCCTTGCCGACCGCCCGGACCCGCCCGTTGCCGCGGGTGAGCAGCGTCACGATCCGGTCGGCCTCGCCGAGCTTCTGCGTACGGAGGACGACCCCCTCGTCCCGGTAGAGGCCGAACCGCCCCTCACTCACCGCCACTACTCACCCACCGCCACCCTCACTCCGCGCCGCCCGCCCGATCCGCGCCGCCCGCCCGATCCGCGCCGCCGCCCGATCCTCCCACCCACCCCCGACCAATCCTTCGAATGAACGCGGCATTCCTCCAATAGGTCCGCTGGAACGCCGCGTTCATTCGGAGCCGGGGGGTGGACCGGAGTCTTGTCCACGTGGGACGGAGGCCACGACCTCACTCCACAGATCCGACGGCCGACTCCAGAGGCGTGCTGCCAGATCGGACGCTGGGGAGGTGCCACGACGCCGGGATTACGACACCCTCGCCATCGAGGCCGTCGCCGACCTGCAGGATGGACTCATCACGCGGGCCCAGCTGGAGGAGCTTGGGGTACCAGGCTCCACGGTTGCCGCGCGATGCCACGAGGGGAGGCGATGGCAGCGAGTCCTGCCGGGCATCCTCGCTCTCCAGACCGGGCCGATCAGCCCGCGCCAACAACT is a genomic window of Actinomycetes bacterium containing:
- a CDS encoding isoprenyl transferase; amino-acid sequence: MPRPPTPHSSGARPPAIAAELVPRHVAVVMDGNGRWAKARGLPRTAGHEAGEAALFDVVEGALELGVGYLSAYAFSTENWRRSPDEVRFLMRFNRDVIRRRRDEMHAMGVRVRWAGRRRRLWKSVIDELEEAERLTAGNDRLTLTMCVNYGGRAEIVDAVQAIAREAAAGRLDPDDVDEGTVQAHLDEPDLPDVDLFVRSSGEQRISNFMLWQSAYAEFVFLEEMWPDVDRRHLWQACERYAARDRRYGGAAPNPATSRPARSGAT
- the recO gene encoding DNA repair protein RecO — encoded protein: MSEGRFGLYRDEGVVLRTQKLGEADRIVTLLTRGNGRVRAVGKGVRRTSSRFGARLEPFSHVDVQFHVGRSLDIVTQVESLHPYGRPIVEDYARYTAGTAMLETAERLTPEERDPATQLYLLLVGGLRSLAAGEHDPGLVLDAFLLRALALSGWAPSFADCAVCGADGPHRWFSVGGGGATCAQCRPAGAATPAADTLRLLGALLTGDWPTADSSEGRHRREGSGLVAAFLQWHLERGLRSLRLVERG